From Amia ocellicauda isolate fAmiCal2 chromosome 12, fAmiCal2.hap1, whole genome shotgun sequence, a single genomic window includes:
- the gask1b gene encoding Golgi-associated kinase 1B: protein MESRFIRPGDIERCLVLWSLSWIHRVSKRAGRCPLSKRSALIASAGFICVFFLVSQAGHTLPRDRIADKQRYRGGRGHTPESWLALQDASPQQPVRTGDTAATWAPNVVYITLKAKRSKPSVIRGTLRPKSRRKQNFIKPAPGFSDAGGIGQGDPRHAKTPRRAYEDQGGAQKLGRMEDTSLKRRVPQDTHARPGSIRMYSQSAPPWFSTADMDALRFLSGSAVAGVSDISLPGHPPLLLFQGTAFVSGTPPGDTHRETGGEAPVCHGRCGLIKRPVDLSEVFAFHLDRVLGLNRSVPAVSRRFDFYQDSRACAVLLWDPSLAPAVRLTWGSYQRALGHQCWHRGVAPRAEWGCPTIHHSEWSKLALFDFLLQVYDRLDRNCCGFKPRREDLCVEKGLHRECADQDSVDLVHIVHRHGDPGRLVFIDNKGYFDRDESNLDFKLLEGIKELPESAIAVLRSRRLREKLLQSLFLDEAYWESQGGRQGIEKLIDVVERRAKVLLTYINAHGIKLAPMGN, encoded by the exons ATGGAGAGTCGGTTCATTCGTCCTGGCGACATAGAAAGGTGTCTCGTCCTCTGGTCGCTCTCCTGGATCCACAGAGTCTCCAAGCGCGCCGGGAGATGCCCGCTGTCCAAGAGGAGCGCTCTGATCGCCAGCGCCGGCTTCATATGCGTGTTTTTTCTGGTTTCCCAGGCGGGTCACACTCTGCCCCGGGACAGGATAGCGGATAAGCAGCGGTACCGAGGAGGCAGGGGACACACGCCGGAGTCCTGGCTTGCTCTCCAGGACGCATCGCCGCAGCAGCCCGTGCGTACCGGGGACACCGCAGCCACCTGGGCACCCAACGTGGTGTACATCACGCTCAAAGCAAAACGCAGCAAGCCCTCTGTCATCCGGGGCACCCTGAGACCCAAAAGTAGGAGGAAGCAAAACTTCATTAAACCCGCTCCCGGGTTCAGTGATGCGGGAGGTATTGGACAGGGGGACCCCCGCCATGCTAAGACACCGAGACGGGCTTACGAGGACCAGGGAGGAGCTCAGAAACTGGGACGCATGGAGGACACCTCTCTTAAGAGACGGGTCCCACAAGACACTCATGCTCGACCCGGGTCCATCAGGATGTACAGTCAGAGCGCCCCCCCCTGGTTCAGCACAGCCGACATGGACGCCCTGCGCTTCCTCTCCGGCTCCGCCGTGGCCGGGGTCTCAGACATCTCCCTGCCGGGACATCCGCCGCTGCTGCTGTTCCAGGGCACCGCTTTCGTCTCCGGGACGCCCCCGGGGGACACGCACAGGGAGACGGGGGGCGAGGCTCCGGTGTGCCACGGGCGCTGCGGCCTCATCAAGAGGCCGGTGGACCTGAGTGAGGTGTTTGCCTTCCACCTGGACAGGGTCCTGGGGCTGAACCGCAGCGTGCCAGCCGTGAGCCGGAGGTTTGACTTCTATCAAG ACAGCCGCGCCTGCGCGGTGCTGCTCTGGGACCCCTCTCTGGCGCCGGCGGTGCGGCTGACCTGGGGGTCGTACCAGCGCGCCCTGGGGCATCAGTGCTGGCACCGTGGCGTGGCGCCCAGGGCGGAGTGGGGCTGCCCCACGATACACCACTCTGAGTGGAGCAAGCTGGCGCTCTTTGACTTCCTGCTGCAG GTGTACGATCGCCTGGACAGGAACTGCTGTGGGTTCAAGCCCCGCAGAGAGGACCTGTGTGTGGAGAAGGGGCTGCACCGGGAGTGTGCCGATCAGGACAGCGTGGACCTGGTGCACATCGTCCACCGTCATGGCGACCCCGGGCGCCTGGTGTTCATCGATAACAAGGGCTATTTTGACCGGGACGAGAGCAACCTGGACTTCAAGCTGCTGGAGGGGATTAAGGA GCTTCCGGAGTCTGCAATCGCAGTGCTGCGGAGCCGGCGCCTGAGAGAGAAGCTGCTTCAGTCGCTGTTCCTGGACGAGGCGTACTGGGAGAGCCAGGGCGGGCGGCAGGGCATCGAGAAGCTCATCGACGTGGTGGAGAGGAGGGCCAAGGTTCTCCTCACCTACATCAATGCCCATGGGATCAAGCTGGCGCCCATGGGCAACTGA
- the LOC136764187 gene encoding transmembrane protein 144, whose translation MAMWTTAASCAVFISALCLCSCQRQEGEPVPVSLWQLGKSNTTNSTELVYGYVSCAVSAVFFGSNFVPVKKFDTGDGMFFQWVLCAAIWLVSLGVNILLQSPTFWPLAMLGGAIWATGNITVVPILKTIGLGLGILIWGSFNLLMGWASSRFGWFGIDPEEVANPVLNYCGAGLCLLSAIIFFFVKSDVQRSSSSEETPLLLDSRINSEGTGSSDDSWVDRLSPQRKRMIGCGLAVVAGLLYGSSFVPVLYIKSRAGRPGSRYTKASRFDLDYVFAQFSGIFLTSTVYFLVYCAAMRNKPKVYPRAILPGFVSGVMWAIANCCWFLANNYLSAAISFPIITAVPGLIAAVWGVLVFREVKGLRNYLVLVLAFLIVVAGSLCAAFSKE comes from the exons ATGGCGATGTGGACGACAGCAGCGAGCTGCGCGGTTTTTATATCTGCGCTGTGTCTGTGCAGCTGCCAGCGCCAGGAGGGAG AGCCCGTGCCGGTGAGCCTCTGGCAGCTGGGTAAGAGCAACACGACCAACAGCACCGAGCTGGTGTACGGATATGTGTCCTGCGCCGTCTCCGCTGTCTTCTTCGGCAGCAACTTCGTGCCAGTGAAAAAGTTTGACACCGGCGATG GGATGTTCTTCCAGTGGGTCCTCTGCGCCGCTATATGGCTCGTCTCTCTCGGGGTCAACATCCTCCTCCAGTCCCCCACGTTCTGGCCTCTGGCGATGCTCGGGGGAGCCATCTGGGCCACAG GTAATATTACAGTGGTGCCAATCCTGAAAACCATCGGCCTGGGACTGGGAATTCTGATCTGGGGCTCCTTTAACCTGCTGATGGGGTGGGCGAGCTCGCG GTTCGGCTGGTTTGGGATCGACCCGGAGGAGGTAGCCAATCCCGTGCTGAATTACTGTGGAGCAGGGCTGTGTCTTTTAAG tGCCATCATATTCTTCTTCGTTAAAAGCGATGTTCAGAGATCCTCCTCTTCAGAAGAGACTCCTCTGCTGCTTGACAGC AGGATCAACAGCGAGGGGACGGGCTCGTCCGACGACTCCTGGGTGGACCGGCTGTCTCCGCAGAGGAAGAGGATGAT aggcTGCGGTCTGGCCGTGGTGGCGGGGCTGCTGTACGGCTCCTCGTTCGTGCCGGTGCTGTACATCAAGAGTCGCGCCGGGAGGCCTGGCAGCAGATACACCAAAGCCAGCCGGTTCG ACCTGGACTATGTTTTCGCACAGTTCAGCGGCATCTTCCTCACCAGCACCGTCTACTTCCTGGTGTACTGCGCCGCCATGAGGAACAAGCCCAAGGTTTACCCCCGAGCCATCCTGCCAG GATTCGTCTCCGGCGTCATGTGGGCCATCGCCAACTGCTGCTGGTTCCTGGCCAACAACTACCTCAGTGCCGCCATCAGCTTCCCGATCATAACCGCA GTCCCGGGTCTCATCGCAGCTGTATGGGGCGTGCTGGTGTTCAGAGAGGTGAAG GGACTGCGGAACTACTTGGTGCTGGTGCTGGCGTTCCTCATTGTGGTGGCCGGGTCCCTGTGTGCCGCTTTCTCCAAGGAGTAG